From Daucus carota subsp. sativus chromosome 6, DH1 v3.0, whole genome shotgun sequence, the proteins below share one genomic window:
- the LOC108227328 gene encoding glutamate receptor 3.3 isoform X2 has protein sequence MRNSNCSGFHGIIGAVQFMEADIVAVIGPQSSEVANVMTIVANELQVPILSFGATDPSLSALQFPFLVRTTQSDLYQMTAVADIIDHYEWKQVIAIFIDDDYGRNGVAALNDALEARRCKISHKAGIPPGHGVSRGDIMDILVKVAVMESRIIVLHVYPALGFTVFSVAQYLGMMNDGYVWIATDWLSSVLDSSLHLPTEKMDSMQGVLVLRQHTPDSDRKKTFISRWTNLTDGSVGLNTYALYAYDSVWLVAHAIDSFLNQGGIISFSNHSELHPGGGNLHLEAMSVFDGGKLLLRDILQSDLVGLTGQIKFNADKSLVNPAYDVINVIGTGFRQIGYWSNYSGLSIFPPETFYSKPANLSNTKQNLYSVVWPGNTVKKPRGWVFPNYGKLLRIGVPDRVSYREFVSKVRNTNTFKGFCIDVFTAAVNLLPYAVPYEFISYGDGKENPSYTGLVNEVAAGVFDGAVGDIAIVTNRTKVVDFTQPFAASGLVVVAPFKKLNSGAWTFLRPFSPSLWGVTAAFFLFIGVVVWTLEHRINDEFRGTPKTQLITVLWFSFSTLFFAHRENTMSTLGRLVLITWLFVVLIVSSSYTASLTSILTVQQMYSPIKGIESLKKINQPIGYQVGSYARRYLVEEIGLNESMLKSLGTPEEYSAQLQLGPKNGGVAAVVDERPYVDLFMSSQCKFRVIGQEFTKAGWGFAFPRDSPLAVDLSTAILTLSENGDLQRIYDKWLSRSTCRLDTAEIESNRLHLRSFWGVFLICGISCFIALVIYFFQIIRQFRVSSHADSVSDGQSTSRSTRLQKLLSIMDEKEDPARRQSKRRKVEIVISS, from the exons ATGCGGAATTCCAATTGCAGTGGCTTCCATGGCATCATTGGAG CTGTGCAATTTATGGAGGCCGATATCGTTGCTGTTATAGGCCCACAATCTTCTGAAGTAGCCAATGTTATGACAATTGTTGCCAATGAACTCCAAGTACCAATTTTGTCATTTGGTGCCACAGACCCCAGTCTCTCCGCTCTCCAGTTTCCTTTTCTTGTCAGGACGACGCAGAGCGATCTGTACCAGATGACTGCAGTCGCTGATATTATTGATCACTATGAGTGGAAGCAGGTGATTGCTATCTTTATTGATGATGATTATGGGAGGAATGGCGTAGCAGCCTTGAATGATGCACTTGAAGCAAGGCGCTGCAAAATCTCACACAAGGCAGGGATTCCTCCTGGACATGGTGTCAGCAGGGGTGATATTATGGACATTCTTGTTAAAGTGGCAGTGATGGAGTCCCGGATCATAGTTTTGCATGTTTACCCTGCGCTGGGATTCACAGTGTTTTCTGTTGCACAGTATCTAGGAATGATGAATGATGGATATGTGTGGATAGCTACGGATTGGCTTTCATCCGTCTTAGACTCCTCTCTGCACCTTCCTACAGAGAAGATGGATTCAATGCAAGGAGTTTTAGTTTTGCGTCAGCACACACCAGATTCAGATAGAAAGAAAACATTTATCTCTCGGTGGACCAACTTGACTGATGGTTCTGTTGGGCTTAATACTTACGCTCTTTATGCGTATGATAGTGTTTGGCTTGTTGCTCATGCTATTGATTCATTTTTGAACCAGGGGGGCATAATTTCTTTTTCTAACCATTCTGAATTGCATCCTGGAGGAGGCAATCTTCACCTTGAAGCCATGAGCGTTTTTGATGGAGGAAAGCTTCTGTTGAGAGATATATTGCAGAGTGACCTAGTCGGATTGACCGGACAAATTAAATTCAATGCTGATAAGTCTCTTGTTAATCCTGcgtatgatgttattaatgttaTTGGGACTGGTTTCCGTCAGATTGGTTATTGGTCTAACTATTCTGGTTTATCAATATTTCCTCCTGAGACATTCTACTCAAAGCCAGCTAATCTCTCCAATACGAAGCAAAACTTGTACAGTGTTGTTTGGCCAGGAAACACAGTAAAAAAACCTCGAGGATGGGTTTTCCCAAATTACGGGAAGCTACTAAGAATTGGAGTACCTGATCGTGTGAGTTACCGTGAATTTGTATCGAAAGTGCGAAACACTAATACTTTTAAAGGGTTTTGTATTGATGTGTTTACAGCAGCTGTGAATTTATTGCCGTATGCAGTTCCATACGAATTTATCTCCTATGGAGATGGCAAGGAAAACCCAAGCTACACCGGGCTAGTAAATGAAGTTGCTGCAGGG GTTTTTGATGGTGCAGTTGGTGACATTGCCATAGTCACAAATCGAACTAAAGTTGTGGATTTCACACAACCTTTTGCTGCATCTGGTCTTGTTGTAGTTGCTCCATTTAAGAAGTTAAACAGTGGTGCTTGGACATTTCTTAGACCATTCTCTCCATCACTCTGGGGTGTAACTGctgctttttttctttttattggcgTCGTTGTTTGGACTTTGGAGCATAGGATAAATGACGAGTTCAGAGGGACGCCTAAGACACAGCTAATAACCGTTCTATG GTTTAGCTTCTCTACTCTGTTTTTCGCCCACA GAGAGAATACTATGAGTACCCTTGGGCGTCTAGTGCTGATTACATGGCTGTTTGTTGTACTGATAGTCAGTTCAAGTTACACTGCAAGCTTAACATCTATATTAACAGTGCAACAGATGTATTCTCCAATTAAAGGGATTGaaagtttgaaaaaaattaaccaACCTATTGGATATCAAGTGGGCTCTTATGCTCGGCGTTATTTGGTTGAAGAAATTGGTCTAAATGAATCAATGCTTAAATCCCTCGGTACACCAGAAGAATATTCTGCACAGCTCCAACTTGGTCCGAAGAATGGAGGTGTTGCTGCAGTGGTTGATGAACGTCCATATGTAGATCTTTTCATGTCTAGCCAATGCAAATTCAGGGTTATAGGTCAGGAATTCACCAAAGCCGGCTGGGGATTT GCATTTCCGCGAGACTCTCCCTTGGCAGTGGACTTATCAACTGCAATACTAACACTATCAGAGAATGGAGATTTACAGAGAATTTATGACAAGTGGCTGTCGAGAAGCACATGCAGACTAGATACTGCTGAAATTGAGTCTAATCGTCTTCACCTCCGAAGCTTCTGGGGAGTCTTTCTTATTTGTGGAATATCTTGCTTCATTGCTCTTGTCATATACTTCTTTCAGATTATACGCCAATTTCGGGTTTCTTCTCATGCTGATTCTGTGTCAGATGGGCAGAGTACTTCACGTTCTACGCGTCTTCAAAAACTATTGTCAATAATGGACGAGAAGGAAGATCCGGCAAGGCGACAGAGTAAAAGAAGAAAGGTAGAGATAGTCATCAGTTCCTGA
- the LOC108227328 gene encoding glutamate receptor 3.3 isoform X1 has protein sequence MNVVCVSPLLVLVLFGVVSNGLNSCNVSSRPAVVNIGAVFTFDSTIGAASYFAIKQAVEDVNSNSSVLHGTKLQVEMRNSNCSGFHGIIGAVQFMEADIVAVIGPQSSEVANVMTIVANELQVPILSFGATDPSLSALQFPFLVRTTQSDLYQMTAVADIIDHYEWKQVIAIFIDDDYGRNGVAALNDALEARRCKISHKAGIPPGHGVSRGDIMDILVKVAVMESRIIVLHVYPALGFTVFSVAQYLGMMNDGYVWIATDWLSSVLDSSLHLPTEKMDSMQGVLVLRQHTPDSDRKKTFISRWTNLTDGSVGLNTYALYAYDSVWLVAHAIDSFLNQGGIISFSNHSELHPGGGNLHLEAMSVFDGGKLLLRDILQSDLVGLTGQIKFNADKSLVNPAYDVINVIGTGFRQIGYWSNYSGLSIFPPETFYSKPANLSNTKQNLYSVVWPGNTVKKPRGWVFPNYGKLLRIGVPDRVSYREFVSKVRNTNTFKGFCIDVFTAAVNLLPYAVPYEFISYGDGKENPSYTGLVNEVAAGVFDGAVGDIAIVTNRTKVVDFTQPFAASGLVVVAPFKKLNSGAWTFLRPFSPSLWGVTAAFFLFIGVVVWTLEHRINDEFRGTPKTQLITVLWFSFSTLFFAHRENTMSTLGRLVLITWLFVVLIVSSSYTASLTSILTVQQMYSPIKGIESLKKINQPIGYQVGSYARRYLVEEIGLNESMLKSLGTPEEYSAQLQLGPKNGGVAAVVDERPYVDLFMSSQCKFRVIGQEFTKAGWGFAFPRDSPLAVDLSTAILTLSENGDLQRIYDKWLSRSTCRLDTAEIESNRLHLRSFWGVFLICGISCFIALVIYFFQIIRQFRVSSHADSVSDGQSTSRSTRLQKLLSIMDEKEDPARRQSKRRKVEIVISS, from the exons ATGAATGTGGTTTGTGTTTCTCCTTTGCTGGTTTTAGTCCTATTTGGGGTTGTGTCGAATGGGCTTAATAGCTGCAATGTTTCATCGAGGCCTGCTGTTGTTAATATTGGAGCTGTATTCACTTTTGATTCTACTATAGGTGCAGCCTCATATTTTGCGATTAAGCAAGCTGTAGAAGATGTCAACTCCAATTCAAGTGTTCTTCATGGAACCAAACTTCAAGTAGAGATGCGGAATTCCAATTGCAGTGGCTTCCATGGCATCATTGGAG CTGTGCAATTTATGGAGGCCGATATCGTTGCTGTTATAGGCCCACAATCTTCTGAAGTAGCCAATGTTATGACAATTGTTGCCAATGAACTCCAAGTACCAATTTTGTCATTTGGTGCCACAGACCCCAGTCTCTCCGCTCTCCAGTTTCCTTTTCTTGTCAGGACGACGCAGAGCGATCTGTACCAGATGACTGCAGTCGCTGATATTATTGATCACTATGAGTGGAAGCAGGTGATTGCTATCTTTATTGATGATGATTATGGGAGGAATGGCGTAGCAGCCTTGAATGATGCACTTGAAGCAAGGCGCTGCAAAATCTCACACAAGGCAGGGATTCCTCCTGGACATGGTGTCAGCAGGGGTGATATTATGGACATTCTTGTTAAAGTGGCAGTGATGGAGTCCCGGATCATAGTTTTGCATGTTTACCCTGCGCTGGGATTCACAGTGTTTTCTGTTGCACAGTATCTAGGAATGATGAATGATGGATATGTGTGGATAGCTACGGATTGGCTTTCATCCGTCTTAGACTCCTCTCTGCACCTTCCTACAGAGAAGATGGATTCAATGCAAGGAGTTTTAGTTTTGCGTCAGCACACACCAGATTCAGATAGAAAGAAAACATTTATCTCTCGGTGGACCAACTTGACTGATGGTTCTGTTGGGCTTAATACTTACGCTCTTTATGCGTATGATAGTGTTTGGCTTGTTGCTCATGCTATTGATTCATTTTTGAACCAGGGGGGCATAATTTCTTTTTCTAACCATTCTGAATTGCATCCTGGAGGAGGCAATCTTCACCTTGAAGCCATGAGCGTTTTTGATGGAGGAAAGCTTCTGTTGAGAGATATATTGCAGAGTGACCTAGTCGGATTGACCGGACAAATTAAATTCAATGCTGATAAGTCTCTTGTTAATCCTGcgtatgatgttattaatgttaTTGGGACTGGTTTCCGTCAGATTGGTTATTGGTCTAACTATTCTGGTTTATCAATATTTCCTCCTGAGACATTCTACTCAAAGCCAGCTAATCTCTCCAATACGAAGCAAAACTTGTACAGTGTTGTTTGGCCAGGAAACACAGTAAAAAAACCTCGAGGATGGGTTTTCCCAAATTACGGGAAGCTACTAAGAATTGGAGTACCTGATCGTGTGAGTTACCGTGAATTTGTATCGAAAGTGCGAAACACTAATACTTTTAAAGGGTTTTGTATTGATGTGTTTACAGCAGCTGTGAATTTATTGCCGTATGCAGTTCCATACGAATTTATCTCCTATGGAGATGGCAAGGAAAACCCAAGCTACACCGGGCTAGTAAATGAAGTTGCTGCAGGG GTTTTTGATGGTGCAGTTGGTGACATTGCCATAGTCACAAATCGAACTAAAGTTGTGGATTTCACACAACCTTTTGCTGCATCTGGTCTTGTTGTAGTTGCTCCATTTAAGAAGTTAAACAGTGGTGCTTGGACATTTCTTAGACCATTCTCTCCATCACTCTGGGGTGTAACTGctgctttttttctttttattggcgTCGTTGTTTGGACTTTGGAGCATAGGATAAATGACGAGTTCAGAGGGACGCCTAAGACACAGCTAATAACCGTTCTATG GTTTAGCTTCTCTACTCTGTTTTTCGCCCACA GAGAGAATACTATGAGTACCCTTGGGCGTCTAGTGCTGATTACATGGCTGTTTGTTGTACTGATAGTCAGTTCAAGTTACACTGCAAGCTTAACATCTATATTAACAGTGCAACAGATGTATTCTCCAATTAAAGGGATTGaaagtttgaaaaaaattaaccaACCTATTGGATATCAAGTGGGCTCTTATGCTCGGCGTTATTTGGTTGAAGAAATTGGTCTAAATGAATCAATGCTTAAATCCCTCGGTACACCAGAAGAATATTCTGCACAGCTCCAACTTGGTCCGAAGAATGGAGGTGTTGCTGCAGTGGTTGATGAACGTCCATATGTAGATCTTTTCATGTCTAGCCAATGCAAATTCAGGGTTATAGGTCAGGAATTCACCAAAGCCGGCTGGGGATTT GCATTTCCGCGAGACTCTCCCTTGGCAGTGGACTTATCAACTGCAATACTAACACTATCAGAGAATGGAGATTTACAGAGAATTTATGACAAGTGGCTGTCGAGAAGCACATGCAGACTAGATACTGCTGAAATTGAGTCTAATCGTCTTCACCTCCGAAGCTTCTGGGGAGTCTTTCTTATTTGTGGAATATCTTGCTTCATTGCTCTTGTCATATACTTCTTTCAGATTATACGCCAATTTCGGGTTTCTTCTCATGCTGATTCTGTGTCAGATGGGCAGAGTACTTCACGTTCTACGCGTCTTCAAAAACTATTGTCAATAATGGACGAGAAGGAAGATCCGGCAAGGCGACAGAGTAAAAGAAGAAAGGTAGAGATAGTCATCAGTTCCTGA
- the LOC108193031 gene encoding bifunctional dihydrofolate reductase-thymidylate synthase — protein sequence MASETLTNPTNGSVITSSNPQRTYQVVVAATQNMGIGKDGSLPWSLPSDLKFFKDVTMTTSDPLKRNAVIMGRKTWESIPLQHRPLPGRFNVVLTRSGSFDIATAENVVICGSLLSALELLAESPYCVSIEKVFVIGGGQIYREALNAPGCDAVHITEIGKHIECDTFIPALDESVFQPWYSSFPVVENNIRYCFTTYVRVRNSGVELASEANGLLSDGNSDSGKFEVQRFSFLPKPVFEKHQEYLYLRLVENIILNGVEKNDRTRTGTVSMFGCQMRFNLRKSFPLLTTKALFWRGVVEELLWFISGSTNAKVLKEKGINIWEGNGSRDYLDSIGLTHREEGDLGPIYGFQWRHFGARYTDMHADYTGQGFDQLQDVISKIKENPDDRRIILSAWNPSDLKLMALPPCHMFAQFYVANGELSCQMYQRSADMGLGVPFNIASYALLTCMIAHVCDLVPGDFVHTIGDAHIYLNHVRPLQDQLQKLPKPFPVLKINSEKRNIDSFEAADFKLVGYDPHQKIEMKMAV from the exons ATGGCTAGTGAAACTCTCACGAACCCTACCAATGGAAGTGTCATTACAAGTTCCAATCCACAGAGGACTTATCAAGTTGTTGTTGCTGCGACCCAGAATATGGGCATTGGCAAGGATGGTAGTTTGCCCTGGAGTTTACCTTCTGACCTGAAATTTTTCAAAGATGTCACCATGACCACATCAGATCCTTTGAAAAGGAATGCAGTTATAATGGGCAGGAAAACATGGGAAAGCATTCCGCTTCAGCATCGCCCTCTGCCTGGACGCTTTAATGTTGTTCTGACTCGTTCAGGAAGCTTTGACATTGCAACTGCCGAAAATGTTGTGATATGTGGAAGCCTGCTTTCTGCTCTGGAATTATTAGCAGAATCTCCTTACTGTGTTTCGATCGAAAAGGTGTTTGTCATAGGGGGTGGCCAGATATATAG GGAAGCTCTTAATGCTCCTGGATGTGACGCAGTCCACATCACCGAAATCGGAAAACACATCGAATGTGATACCTTCATCCCTGCGCTCGATGAATCTGTTTTTCAGCCGTGGTACTCATCATTTCCAGTGGTGGAAAACAACATCCGTTACTGTTTTACAACTTACGTTCGTGTGAGGAATTCTGGTGTGGAGCTTGCAAGTGAGGCAAATGGTCTGTTGTCTGATGGTAACTCAGATTCTGGTAAGTTTGAAGTTCAGAGGTTCTCTTTTCTCCCAAAGCCAGTTTTTGAGAAACATCAGGAGTATTTGTATCTGAGGCTGGTTGAGAATATcattttaaatggtgtggaaAAGAATGACAGGACTCGTACTGGTACTGTCTCTATGTTTGGTTGCCAG ATGAGGTTCAATTTGCGCAAATCTTTTCCACTCCTTACAACCAAGGCAT TGTTTTGGAGAGGAGTTGTGGAAGAACTGCTTTGGTTCATCAGTGGTTCAACTAATGCGAAG GTTCTAAAGGAGAAGGGCATCAATATTTGGGAAGGCAATGGATCCAGGGACTATCTTGACAG TATTGGTTTGACGCATAGGGAAGAAGGTGACTTGGGTCCTATATATGGTTTTCAGTGGAGACACTTTGGTGCAAG GTATACTGATATGCATGCTGACTACACTGGCCAAGGATTTGATCAGTTACAGGATGTTATTTCAAAGATAAAAGAGAATCCTGATGACAGGAGGATTATCCTTTCAGCTTGGAACCCATCCGATCTAAAGTTAATGGCACTTCCACCCTGCCACATGTTTGCCCAG TTCTATGTAGCAAATGGCGAGTTATCTTGTCAGATGTACCAGCGCTCTGCTGATATGGGTCTTGGCGTGCCATTCAATATTGCATCCTATGCGCTTTTAACATGCATGATTGCTCATGTTTGTG ATCTTGTGCCTGGTGATTTTGTTCataccattggagatgctcataTCTACCTCAACCATGTAAGGCCTCTTCAagaccagctccagaagctgcCTAAGCCATTTCCA GTCTTGAAGATCAATTCTGAGAAGAGG